From Syntrophobacterales bacterium, one genomic window encodes:
- a CDS encoding flavin reductase family protein gives MNKKAFYTISYGIYIVASGKDGKFNGQIANTVFQVTSEPATVAVSINKQNYTHELITASGKFTVSALDEEAPMTMIGRFGFKSGKEIDKFEGIGIKTGATGIPVVTEHAVAFIEAEVIGSMDCGTHTIFLGNVSESDVLSSAAPMTYAYYQKIKGGKAPKTAPTYQAP, from the coding sequence ATGAATAAAAAAGCTTTCTACACAATCAGTTATGGCATTTACATAGTCGCTTCCGGGAAGGACGGGAAATTCAACGGCCAGATCGCCAATACCGTTTTTCAGGTCACCTCGGAGCCCGCCACCGTTGCGGTAAGCATCAATAAACAGAATTACACCCACGAGCTAATCACTGCCAGCGGCAAATTCACCGTTTCGGCGCTGGACGAGGAAGCGCCAATGACAATGATCGGTCGTTTCGGCTTCAAGTCCGGCAAAGAGATAGATAAATTTGAGGGCATCGGGATAAAAACCGGCGCAACCGGCATCCCTGTCGTCACCGAACACGCCGTTGCCTTTATTGAGGCCGAGGTAATAGGCTCAATGGACTGCGGCACCCACACTATTTTTCTCGGTAATGTGAGCGAGTCCGATGTACTTAGTAGCGCGGCGCCGATGACCTACGCCTATTACCAGAAAATCAAGGGCGGCAAGGCCCCCAAAACCGCGCCCACCTATCAGGCGCCCTGA
- a CDS encoding MBL fold metallo-hydrolase — protein MLIRCWGARGSVPVSGSDYVRYGGDTACIEVRTKQGSIVIIDAGTGIRRLGNLLLSEKKHAYTMIFTHVHWDHIIGFPFFKPIFERKVKISIMGCPFQIPAFRETLATIMNEPYFPVNIENIKAKVDFTNFCRGKIQIDGMTIAVIPLSHPNGGLGFRFEEDGRSFVYLTDNELGYRHPGGMKYADYAAFSKDADILVHDAEYLPAEYATTRKWGHSTYKDAVRLALDAKAASLGLFHHNQDRKDDDLDMIVEDCQKMVDGKNIRCFAVNQYMEISLAKEDKRISP, from the coding sequence ATGTTGATTCGCTGCTGGGGCGCCAGAGGTTCGGTCCCTGTTTCGGGAAGTGATTATGTCCGGTATGGAGGAGACACCGCCTGCATTGAGGTGAGGACGAAGCAGGGCAGCATCGTCATCATCGACGCCGGAACGGGCATCAGGAGGCTGGGGAATCTCCTGCTGTCCGAAAAGAAGCATGCTTACACGATGATTTTTACCCACGTCCACTGGGATCACATCATCGGTTTTCCTTTTTTCAAACCAATTTTCGAAAGGAAAGTAAAGATTTCCATCATGGGTTGTCCTTTTCAAATCCCCGCCTTCCGGGAGACTCTTGCCACAATCATGAATGAGCCATATTTCCCGGTAAATATCGAAAATATAAAGGCAAAAGTAGATTTCACCAATTTTTGTCGAGGAAAAATCCAGATAGATGGGATGACTATAGCCGTCATCCCGCTGAGCCATCCCAATGGCGGTTTGGGATTCCGTTTCGAGGAAGATGGCCGTTCTTTTGTCTATCTCACGGACAATGAACTCGGCTATCGTCATCCGGGAGGGATGAAATACGCCGATTACGCAGCCTTTTCCAAAGATGCGGACATCCTCGTCCACGATGCCGAATACCTCCCCGCGGAATACGCGACAACAAGGAAGTGGGGACATTCCACTTATAAGGACGCAGTGAGACTCGCTCTTGACGCCAAGGCGGCCAGTCTGGGATTGTTTCACCACAACCAGGACAGAAAAGACGACGATCTGGACATGATTGTCGAAGATTGCCAAAAAATGGTTGATGGAAAGAATATTCGCTGCTTCGCGGTGAACCAGTATATGGAGATTAGTCTGGCAAAAGAAGATAAAAGGATCAGCCCTTGA
- a CDS encoding amidohydrolase family protein, producing the protein MPDPIVDFHTHLFPDRLSDAIRRQFVVDYGWSVLHDLYWRETVEYLREHGVGPIIYSNYAHKKGVARGLNDWNVNILEKLDNVYCFAACHPEDDDGLARAAELLSHPRIIGFKLQLLVQRFYPDDERLFPLYELVMERKKRLLFHVGTGPVGNEFVGIAPFRRLLARYPELPANIAHMGGLEYAQFGALLDDHPALYLDTAFSFLAGAGLMFDLGNDFLETHKERILYGSDFPNVILPREEEINTLLGLGLSPEFYNAVFRDNGLALLQQTGS; encoded by the coding sequence TTGCCGGATCCGATAGTCGATTTCCATACCCATCTTTTCCCGGACCGCCTCTCCGACGCCATTCGCCGCCAGTTTGTCGTGGATTATGGTTGGAGCGTTCTGCATGATTTGTACTGGCGCGAAACCGTTGAGTATCTCCGGGAGCATGGCGTCGGCCCAATCATTTATTCCAACTACGCCCACAAAAAGGGTGTTGCCCGCGGTCTGAACGACTGGAATGTAAATATCCTCGAAAAATTGGATAATGTTTACTGCTTTGCCGCCTGCCACCCGGAAGATGACGACGGATTGGCAAGGGCCGCTGAGCTGCTGTCCCATCCGCGGATAATCGGATTCAAGCTCCAACTGCTCGTGCAGCGCTTCTACCCCGATGACGAGCGGCTCTTCCCGCTGTACGAACTGGTCATGGAAAGGAAAAAACGTCTGCTTTTCCACGTCGGAACCGGCCCGGTCGGAAACGAGTTTGTCGGCATTGCCCCTTTCCGGAGGCTTTTGGCCCGTTATCCGGAGCTGCCGGCGAATATCGCCCACATGGGGGGTCTCGAATACGCTCAATTCGGGGCGCTTTTGGACGACCATCCGGCGCTTTATCTGGACACAGCCTTCTCTTTTCTGGCCGGGGCCGGGTTAATGTTTGATCTCGGCAATGATTTTCTCGAAACCCATAAGGAGCGGATTCTCTACGGCTCGGATTTTCCGAATGTGATCCTGCCGCGGGAGGAAGAGATCAACACGCTTTTGGGCCTGGGCCTTTCCCCGGAATTCTACAACGCTGTTTTCCGGGACAACGGCCTCGCCCTTCTCCAACAAACAGGTTCATGA
- the mutM gene encoding bifunctional DNA-formamidopyrimidine glycosylase/DNA-(apurinic or apyrimidinic site) lyase — translation MPELPEVETLCRQLDQVATGEKILRIEILDSLLGKEPELSGRKFLSVKRRGKFIDLNLEGGLTATLHLRMTGRLLYLPEQVSPPFPAYSRLAIYFTKGTLLLIDPRRFGTFCVRPEEKAPALANDPLKGIPARTLWEISRKRQMPVKSFLMDQRAIAGIGNIYACEILFAAGIDPRRPASRVTLREWGKVKREAKAILSRAVECRGTTVSDWRDLFGKSGKNQENLEVYSREGAACNRCGGKIERIKLGGRGTWFCPNCQK, via the coding sequence ATGCCGGAACTGCCCGAGGTGGAGACCCTCTGCCGCCAGCTTGACCAGGTTGCAACAGGGGAGAAAATCCTCCGGATCGAGATTCTTGATTCACTGCTGGGAAAAGAGCCTGAGCTGTCGGGGCGGAAGTTTCTTTCAGTTAAAAGACGGGGAAAGTTTATTGACCTGAACCTGGAGGGCGGCCTGACGGCGACACTGCACCTGCGGATGACCGGCCGGCTCCTCTACCTGCCGGAACAGGTTTCTCCCCCCTTCCCCGCGTACTCCCGCCTGGCCATTTATTTTACCAAAGGGACGTTGCTTTTGATTGATCCACGCCGTTTTGGGACCTTTTGCGTGCGGCCGGAGGAAAAGGCGCCAGCGCTTGCCAATGACCCCCTCAAGGGAATCCCGGCACGCACCTTGTGGGAAATATCCAGAAAACGGCAGATGCCGGTAAAATCATTTTTGATGGATCAACGCGCAATCGCGGGAATCGGCAACATCTACGCCTGCGAGATTCTGTTCGCAGCGGGGATTGACCCACGCCGGCCGGCAAGCAGGGTCACGCTTCGGGAATGGGGGAAGGTCAAAAGGGAGGCAAAGGCGATTCTCAGCCGGGCCGTCGAGTGCCGGGGGACAACCGTTTCCGACTGGCGCGACCTTTTCGGGAAAAGCGGCAAAAACCAGGAAAATCTCGAAGTTTATTCGCGTGAAGGCGCTGCCTGCAACCGTTGCGGCGGCAAAATCGAGCGGATAAAGCTGGGCGGGCGGGGAACGTGGTTTTGCCCGAACTGTCAGAAATAA
- the thiM gene encoding hydroxyethylthiazole kinase, producing MTPSSIWTAVQAIRSKGPVVHNITNYVVMNNTANALLAIGASPVMAHSVREVEEIVGIASALVINIGTLSENWVLSMFKAAEAARKKGIPIVLDPVGAGATAYRTATARELIRAIPPEIIRGNASEIMALLDAGSKTKGVDSTASSEEAVAIGRELQKQSGSVVCISGATDYTIGPAGVIMTKNGHPLMTRVTGLGCTASALCGAFAAVTADPFLAAAEAMAVMGIAGELAASRSQGPGSLQLNFLDALYVLSAEQIASVFSISSDNY from the coding sequence ATGACGCCTTCTTCAATCTGGACGGCGGTACAGGCAATCCGGTCAAAAGGGCCGGTTGTCCACAACATAACGAACTATGTAGTGATGAACAATACGGCCAACGCCCTGCTTGCCATCGGCGCCTCGCCGGTCATGGCGCATTCCGTGCGGGAGGTGGAAGAGATTGTCGGGATTGCCTCCGCCCTGGTCATCAACATCGGCACCCTGAGCGAAAATTGGGTGCTCTCGATGTTTAAGGCGGCAGAGGCAGCGCGCAAAAAAGGGATTCCGATCGTTCTTGACCCGGTCGGCGCCGGCGCGACCGCCTATCGCACCGCGACGGCGCGCGAACTGATCCGGGCCATTCCCCCCGAGATCATTCGTGGAAACGCGTCGGAAATCATGGCTCTTTTGGATGCCGGCAGCAAAACCAAGGGAGTGGACAGCACCGCCTCCTCCGAAGAGGCGGTGGCAATCGGCCGCGAGCTGCAAAAGCAATCCGGTTCCGTTGTTTGCATCAGCGGGGCTACAGACTACACCATCGGCCCGGCCGGCGTGATCATGACTAAAAATGGCCATCCGCTGATGACGCGGGTGACCGGTCTCGGCTGTACGGCAAGCGCCCTCTGCGGGGCCTTTGCCGCGGTAACCGCCGACCCCTTTCTCGCCGCCGCGGAGGCAATGGCGGTTATGGGAATTGCCGGCGAGCTTGCGGCCTCTCGTTCGCAGGGGCCGGGCAGCCTCCAGCTCAATTTCCTTGACGCCCTGTATGTACTTTCTGCCGAGCAAATTGCGTCCGTATTTTCAATTAGCAGTGATAATTATTAA
- a CDS encoding helix-turn-helix domain-containing protein, translating to MPGLTKNHPTKSIEIRFIGPFEKRDQAVQRLKPLGFVDASEAEYVSWRELFSEYSDEEMPGSCLRGARFKESLTQQQLADRIGIPQRHISMMETGKRPIGKEMAKRLGKALNINYKVFL from the coding sequence ATGCCGGGACTCACGAAAAATCACCCTACCAAAAGCATTGAAATCCGTTTCATCGGGCCCTTTGAAAAGAGAGATCAGGCTGTTCAACGTCTGAAACCCTTAGGCTTTGTCGATGCTTCCGAAGCAGAATATGTATCTTGGCGGGAACTGTTTTCCGAGTATTCCGATGAGGAAATGCCGGGCTCCTGCTTGCGTGGCGCTCGTTTCAAGGAGTCGCTCACGCAGCAGCAGTTGGCCGATAGGATCGGAATCCCGCAGCGGCATATCTCTATGATGGAGACCGGGAAACGTCCCATCGGCAAGGAGATGGCCAAGCGCTTGGGGAAGGCCCTGAACATCAACTACAAGGTGTTTTTGTAG
- a CDS encoding nucleotidyl transferase AbiEii/AbiGii toxin family protein has protein sequence MNAFLRLPAERRRLLCEEGQQRLGLIPAIIEKDFWVCWTLRELFGLQQWGKYLTFKGGTSLSKGWRLISRFSEDIDVVIDRGHLGFGGDTLSGKQQKRLVKECSRRIEAELGPALESRFSEMLPDGMDWRLTPADQEEDPDQQTLLFHYPSVFTGSVGYVRPVVKIELGARSETEPVENPIIQPYLAEAFPDLLGYSAFALKTVAAERTFWEKAMLLHEEGFRPADKPRRVRLSRHYYDLWCLIRKGVAAQATTDPELFNRVARHRQIFFKVRWVMVVITEN, from the coding sequence ATGAATGCATTCCTGCGACTTCCCGCTGAACGTCGACGGCTTCTCTGTGAAGAGGGACAACAGCGACTCGGCCTGATCCCGGCGATCATCGAGAAGGATTTCTGGGTCTGCTGGACACTGAGAGAGCTGTTCGGTTTACAGCAATGGGGGAAATACCTGACCTTCAAGGGCGGGACATCCCTATCCAAAGGCTGGCGGCTGATCTCCCGGTTTTCCGAGGATATCGACGTGGTCATCGACCGGGGGCACCTCGGTTTCGGTGGCGATACCCTCAGCGGGAAACAGCAGAAGAGGCTGGTCAAGGAATGCAGCCGTCGTATTGAGGCGGAACTTGGGCCGGCTTTGGAGAGTCGCTTTAGCGAAATGCTCCCCGATGGCATGGACTGGCGGCTGACGCCTGCGGACCAGGAGGAAGACCCGGATCAGCAGACGCTTCTTTTCCACTATCCGTCCGTTTTTACCGGCAGCGTTGGTTATGTGAGGCCGGTCGTCAAAATTGAACTGGGAGCCCGCTCAGAAACGGAGCCGGTCGAAAACCCGATTATTCAACCCTACCTGGCGGAGGCGTTTCCTGATCTGCTGGGTTACAGCGCCTTTGCCTTGAAAACGGTGGCGGCCGAGCGGACATTCTGGGAGAAAGCGATGCTTCTACATGAGGAGGGCTTTCGCCCCGCCGATAAGCCGCGCCGGGTCAGGCTGTCCCGACATTACTACGACCTATGGTGCCTGATCAGGAAAGGTGTTGCGGCTCAGGCCACAACCGATCCGGAGTTGTTCAACCGTGTAGCCCGGCACCGGCAGATTTTTTTCAAGGTGCGCTGGGTAATGGTTGTGATAACCGAAAATTGA
- a CDS encoding helix-turn-helix transcriptional regulator has product MITQTDIPRLIRNLREQTGLTQEKFATKLGVTLPTINRWESGRAKPSPLAMQKVEELLRSMGDKNKNPLSEFFEKKRVVTDV; this is encoded by the coding sequence TTGATAACCCAAACTGACATTCCACGTTTAATACGCAATCTTCGAGAACAAACCGGACTCACCCAGGAAAAATTTGCCACGAAACTCGGCGTAACCCTCCCGACTATCAACCGCTGGGAGAGCGGACGGGCCAAGCCGTCGCCGCTGGCTATGCAAAAGGTTGAGGAGCTGCTGCGCAGCATGGGAGACAAAAACAAAAATCCCCTATCTGAATTCTTCGAAAAAAAAAGAGTTGTAACGGACGTTTGA